GATGCGAAGTTTCGTTTCATCGGCAAGGCGGAAGAGGCCGATCGGCTGCTGTACACCCGCGAGACCTACAACGACTTCCCCGATCTGCGTGTGGCGACCCGGGAACTGAAGAAGTCAAAACGACTCTCGACGGCCAACCCACAGGTCGATCGATTCGCCTGGGGTCAGGCCGAGCTGGTTGAATGGAACAGTGGCGATGGGATTCCGTTGCAGGGTGTGTTGATCAAGCCCGGCAACTACGACCCGAAGAGACGTTACCCCGTGCTGGTCTACTTCTATCGCTTCTTCTCCCAACGCCTGCATGAATTCAACGATCCCGTCATCAACCACCGACCCAGTTTCCCGCTCTACGCCAGTAACGGCTATGCCGTGTTCTTACCGGATGTGCGTTTCGAGATCGGTCGGCCCGGGCTGTCGGCGGTCAAGGCCGTGGTCCCCGGTGTGCAGAAGCTGGTGGAGATGGGTGTCGCCGATCCCGACGCCATCGGCCTTCACGGCCATTCATGGAGCGGCTACCAGGCGGCGTACATGATCACGCAGACCGACGCGTTCGCGGCCACGGTTGCCGGCGCCCCGGTCTCCAACATGACCAGTGCCTACAGCGGCATCCGACTGGGCTCCGGGTTGGCTCGCCAGTTTCAGTACGAGCAGTCTCAGAGTCGCATCGGTGGAAGCATGGATGCGGAACTCCCCAAGTACCTCGAGAATTCTCCGGTGTTCCATGTGCGTCACATCAAGACCCCGCTCTTGATCCAGTTCGGTGACGTGGACGAGGCGGTGCCGTGGCAACAGGGCATCGAACTCTACCTGGCGATGCGTCGCCTGGAGAAGAACGTGATCTTCCTGCAGTACCGGGACGAACCCCATCACCTGAAGAAGTATCCCAACAAACTGGATTACTCGATCAAGATGAAGGAGTTCTTCGATCATCACCTGAAGGGCCAAGCGGCACCGCCGTGGATGACCGAGGGTGTTCCGTACCAGGGTGAGTAGGTTGTGAACCTCGTCGATCAGCCGTGGAACATCGTTTTCCTGGTGGGCTTCTTTCTGTACATGGGAATCCGTTATGTCTACCAGAAGCGGACCAGCACCGAGGAGAAGGTCCACCGGCAAGTTGACGGCGCAGAGAAGACGATCCTGCCGTTCGTCCTGATCGGCGGCCTGTTGATTCCGTTCCTCTATCTGCTGACGCCGCTTCTCGACCGGGCGAACTATCGTCTGCCTGACTATCTGCCCTATGTCGGCAGCGTGGTCATGTTGATCGCGTTGTGGTTGTTTTGGCGTTCCCACGCGGATCTCGGTGCCAATTGGTCCATAAGTCTCGAGCTTCGGAAGGGGCATCGTCTTGTCGATCACGGTGTCTATCGTCGGGTCCGGCACCCGATGTACGCGGCTATCTGGCTCTGGAACATCGCCCAGGTGCTTCTGCTACAGAACTGGCTCGCCGGCTGGTCGGCATTGGTGTCGTTCGCCGTTCTCTACGCCGTTCGGACCCCGCGGGAAGAACAAATGATGTGCGAGGCGTTCGGTGACGAATACCGAACGTACATGAAACGGACGGGACGGTTGTTTCCAAGGTTGGGCTCTCGTCTATAATCGCCACGATGAGCGTTAACCCACGGATCACGGAAGCGACGCGACGCTACTGGCGTAAGAACGTTCGGGTGATCGTGGTCTGTCTCCTGGTCTGGGCATTCGCCGGTCTCGGCTGCGGCGTCCTGTTCGCCGATGCGCTCAACCAGTTTCAGCTGGGTGGTTTTCCGCTGGGGTTCTGGTTTGCCCAGCAGGGCAGCATCCTGGTCTTCGTCCTGCTGATCCTGGCCTACGGGTTGATCCTCAACCGACTGGACGCCGAGCATCACCGAGAGCTGGAGCAGATCCGTCGCGAGGGCGACGACGTATGACGATCAAGCTCTGGACCGCCGTGTTTGTCGGCGTCACGTTCGTCATCTATCTGTCGATCGCCTGGCTCTGTCGTGTGCGAGACACCAGCGGGTTCTACGTCGCCGGTCGTGGTGTACCGGCGATGGCCAACGGCATGGCCACCGCCGCGGACTGGATGAGTGCCGCCTCGTTCATCTCGATGGCCGGACTTATTTCGGCCATGGGGTATGCCGGCGGCATGTACCTGATGGGGTGGACCGGAGGCTACGTGCTTCTGGCGTTGTTGCTGGCGCCTTACCTGCGGAAGTTCGGTCACTTCACTGTTCCCGACTTCGTCGGCGATCGCTACGAGTCCAACCGTGCCCGCCGGATCGCGGTGGGCTGTGCGGTGTTCATCAGTTTCACCTACGTCGCGGGGCAGATGCGGGGCGTGGGGATCGTCTTCTCGCGATTCCTCGAGGTGGACATCACCGTCGGCGTGATCATCGGGATGGCGATCGTCTTCACGTATGCCACGCTCGGTGGGATGAAGGGCATCACCTGGACCCAGGTCGTGCAGTACTGGGTCTTGATCTCGGCCTTCCTGATTCCCGCCATCGCCATCAGCTTC
The DNA window shown above is from Acidobacteriota bacterium and carries:
- a CDS encoding protein-S-isoprenylcysteine O-methyltransferase, producing the protein MNLVDQPWNIVFLVGFFLYMGIRYVYQKRTSTEEKVHRQVDGAEKTILPFVLIGGLLIPFLYLLTPLLDRANYRLPDYLPYVGSVVMLIALWLFWRSHADLGANWSISLELRKGHRLVDHGVYRRVRHPMYAAIWLWNIAQVLLLQNWLAGWSALVSFAVLYAVRTPREEQMMCEAFGDEYRTYMKRTGRLFPRLGSRL
- a CDS encoding DUF4212 domain-containing protein, which codes for MSVNPRITEATRRYWRKNVRVIVVCLLVWAFAGLGCGVLFADALNQFQLGGFPLGFWFAQQGSILVFVLLILAYGLILNRLDAEHHRELEQIRREGDDV